From one Anopheles bellator chromosome 1, idAnoBellAS_SP24_06.2, whole genome shotgun sequence genomic stretch:
- the LOC131205798 gene encoding synembryn, producing the protein MDAESLRCLLSGDYGLVEDALNKFNKQNSQVFNFTHFTSTGQWMLIWNKLFAYLADPSMPHRVGCLMAIKVLSRDKTYLNESVAGEQLDALLRLAGIGPVGERCDATEEVQVEALKCLSNMIFQSIKCQEMCFGNASTEGIIRRVKMYKEVAYGYDIKYFDMKLLFLLTAINCDIRAKVRDQLHGLVYLVETLDLFMGQAATFKEFSDKDLDLINEVLKVLFNLTVRTGDGLVPEEEEANQFHRLVTVLHDLFFYRTLNRDRIVSLRSNIVNLLTSVPVSCYLELVTPLQTKEDTDLMQDDADETSVTPPTVPFEGKNVYVLQVLVEFLRRNFQRAEKKSDQYEMLSPVLTVLIKAIRADPVHRRYVRSVILPPLREVHDRPEIGKELRNYLCALLTSPCTQIADLSAELLFVLCKENVGRMIKYTGYGNAAGLFANRGLLGGRSVKVSEQYSSDSEDSDTEEYKQLQHGINPVIGCYEPAKPNPLEGMSDEQKEYEAIQLVKLMDKLQRQGLIQPCKIGDDGRPHAVDHIMELQEEIPEQQRDYKRKT; encoded by the exons ATGGATGCTGAAAGTTTAAGATGCTTGCTGAGCGGTGACTACGGGCTGGTGGAGGATGCACTGAACAAATTCAACAAACAG AACTCCCAGGTGTTCAACTTCACGCActtcaccagcaccggccagTGGATGCTGATCTGGAATAAGTTGTTCGCGTACCTGGCTGACCCGAGCATGCCGCATCGAGTCGGGTGTCTGATGGCCATCAAAGTGCTGAGCCGAGACAAGACGTACCTAAACGAGTCGGTCGCGGGCGAGCAATTGGATGCGTTGCTACGGTTGGCCGGTATTGGACCGGTTGGCGAGCGGTGTGACGCCACGGAAGAAGTACAGGTGGAGGCTCTAAAGTGTCTGAGCAATATGATATTCCAGAGCATCAAATGCCAGGAGATGTGTTTCGGGAACGCCTCCACCGAGGGCATCATTCGGCGGGTGAAGATGTACAA GGAGGTCGCATACGGCTACGACATCAAATATTTCGACATGAAGCTGCTGTTTCTGCTGACCGCGATCAATTGTGATATTCGGGCCAAAGTGCGCGATCAGCTGCACGGACTTGTGTACCTCGTTGAAACGCTCGATCTATTCATGGGTCAGGCGGCAACGTTTAAAGAATTCAGC GACAAAGATTTAGATTTGATCAACGAGGTGTTGAAGGTGCTGTTCAATCTGACCGTGCGGACAGGCGACGGTCTGGTGCCGGAAGAGGAGGAAGCGAATCAGTTTCACCGCTTGGTGACGGTTCTGCACGATCTGTTCTTCTACCGTACGCTGAACCGCGATCGCATTGTGTCCTTGCGCTCCAACATCGTGAACCTGCTGACGAGCGTCCCGGTAAGCTGTTACCTCGAGCTGGTAACGCCACTGCAAACCAAAGAGGACACGGACCTGATGCAGGACGATGCCGACGAGACCTCCGTCACCCCCCCAACCGTACCGTTCGAGGGAAAGAACGTTTACGTGCTGCAGGTGTTGGTGGAATTTCTGCGTCGCAACTTTCAACGTGCGGAGAAAAAGTCGGATCAATACGAGATGCTGTCGCCAGTGCTTACCGTTCTGATCAAGGCAATCCGTGCCGATCCGGTGCATAGGCGTTACGTCCGCTCGGTAATACTGCCACCGTTGCGTGAAGTACACGATCGGCCCGAAATAGGCAAGGAGCTTCGAAACTATCTCTGCGCGCTGTTAACCAGTCCTTGCACGCAGATTGCCGACCTATCGGCAGAACTACTGTTTGTGCTGTGCAAGGAAAACGTTGGCCGAATGATCAAGTACACCGGGTATGGCAATGCGgccggtttgtttgcaaaccgggggctgctcggtggccgatcggtgaAGGTATCCGAACAGTATTCGTCCGACAGCGAGGACAGCGACACGGAAGAGTATAAGCAGCTGCAGCACGGCATAAACCCTGTGATCGGTTGCTACGAgccagcgaaaccgaacccTCTCGAGGGTATGTCCGATGAGCAGAAAGAGTACGAGGCGATTCAACTGGTGAAGTTGATGGACAAATTGCAGCGCCAGGGGCTTATTCAACCGTGCAAAATCGGGGATGATGGGCGGCCGCACGCCGTGGACCACATAATGGAACTGCAGGAGGAAATTcccgagcagcagcgcgaCTACAAGCGAAAGACATAG
- the LOC131215417 gene encoding LOW QUALITY PROTEIN: decapping nuclease DXO homolog (The sequence of the model RefSeq protein was modified relative to this genomic sequence to represent the inferred CDS: substituted 1 base at 1 genomic stop codon), producing MFIVTSLDPAPQNLQSTPFPSIKQPKLVGFFSVDAHRRYDGSAAQLKYLFLPPPPRTDLQMDLNEGFEIQRPKPDSARNERIEMLLSFIRYNGPRDLWSMTEDDELHRREPNATRLRYDFVCFRGLLRLIACTPYDRNTSWIIQAIRYRGTVYLCEKATPEKLQAERNETEQQRRFCYYGFKFEQHILTNSPTTGPDTSKPVDLSEEFCSLFETTLAGQRILYGAEMDGIISEKSLDRDQLQVDDLRRLEFVEVKVKRRETTARQVENFYRYKAKNWWCQSFLVNIQRLVVGLRDDRGIVQEIKDMKLNDLQRDSRHHWSPSVCMNFAGAFLREVAIILQNVDNCERVYQFEYNANDHRRVRYQVLDDGHKDAFLPPWYIQYLESKHKXKFTSMLLHEARKKPCAFFTIIRIVNDVVLSQQSSLLCPTMMFS from the coding sequence ATGTTTATCGTTACTTCACTCGATCCAGCACCACAAAATCTGCAATCGACACCTTTTCCGTCCATTAAGCAACCGAAGCTGGTTGGATTTTTCAGCGTAGACGCTCATCGGCGGTATGATGGTTCAGCGGCACAGCTGAAATATCTGTTcctaccgccaccgccgagaaCGGATCTGCAGATGGATCTGAACGAAGGTTTCGAAATTCAGCGTCCCAAGCCAGACAGTGCCCGAAATGAGCGAATCGAAATGCTGCTATCATTCATCCGGTACAATGGTCCGCGTGATCTGTGGAGTATgaccgaagacgacgaacTTCATCGTCGAGAACCGAATGCAACTCGGTTACGATATGACTTCGTATGTTTTCGCGGACTACTCCGGTTGATTGCCTGCACACCGTACGATCGGAATACTAGTTGGATTATACAGGCGATCCGCTACCGTGGCACAGTTTATCTCTGCGAAAAAGCAACACCGGAAAAACTGCAggccgaacgaaacgaaaccgaacagCAGCGCCGTTTCTGTTACTACGGCTTCAAGTTTGAGCAGCACATTCTGACAAACAGTCCCACCACGGGGCCGGACACTTCCAAACCCGTGGATCTGTCTGAAGAATTTTGCTCTCTATTCGAAACTACTTTGGCAGGTCAGCGCATTCTTTACGGTGCCGAAATGGATGGAATCATCTCGGAGAAATCGCTTGATCGGGATCAGTTGCAGGTAGACGATCTTCGGCGGCTCGAGTTTGTCGAGGTTAAGGTGAAACGACGAGAAACAACCGCACGGCAGGTGGAGAACTTCTACCGCTACAAAGCGAAAAACTGGTGGTGCCAGAGTTTTCTTGTGAACATCCAGCGGTTGGTGGTAGGACTTCGTGATGATCGGGGGATTGTGCAAGAAATTAAAGACATGAAGTTAAACGATCTGCAGCGCGATTCCAGGCATCATTGGTCGCCCTCGGTTTGCATGAACTTTGCTGGCGCGTTTTTGCGAGAGGTGGCCATCATTCTGCAAAATGTTGATAACTGTGAGCGGGTTTATCAGTTCGAATACAATGCCAACGATCACCGACGCGTACGGTACCAGGTACTGGATGATGGACATAAGGATGCTTTTCTTCCTCCTTGGTACATACAGTATCTCGAATccaaacataaataaaaatttacttCTATGCTCCTGCATGAGGCTAGAAAGAAACCTTGCGCCTTTTTTACCATAATCAGAATCGTCAACGATGTTGTATTGTCGCAACAAAGCTCTTTGCTTTGTCCAACCATGATGTTTAGCTGA